From the Lepidochelys kempii isolate rLepKem1 chromosome 2, rLepKem1.hap2, whole genome shotgun sequence genome, one window contains:
- the PAK1IP1 gene encoding p21-activated protein kinase-interacting protein 1 isoform X2: MELVGGCYEQILFGFAVRPAENWMPIPDFTHHAHTASLSAVAVNNRYVVTGSRDETIQIYDMKKKIEHGALLHHNGTITCLEFYGNAHLLSGAEDGLICIWDTKRWECLKSIKAHKGHVTSLSIHPSGKLALSVGTDKTLRTWNLVEGRSAFIKNLKQNAHIVKWSPSGEKYVVVVTNKVDVYKLETASVSGAITTEKRISSVRFITDSVLAIAGDDEVIRLYDCDSQKCLCEFKAHENRIKDIYSFEKEGLQVIITASSDGYIKLWNLELDKIQDSPSLLCEVNTKARLTCLAVWLDRTSETKENPDNAATSSYVNEDEQPLITRKKKVCWTDDSEKSAKGDRQVTPKKRKSEGAQQKKKTKLQSSK, encoded by the exons ATGGAGCTAGTCGGCGGCTGTTACGAGCAGATTCTTTTCGGGTTCGCGGTGCGGCCGGCGGAG aaCTGGATGCCTATCCCTGACTTTACCCATCATGCCCACACTGCCTCATTATCAGCAGTAGCTGTGAATAACAGATATGTAGTCACTGGTAGCAGAGATGAAACGATCCAAATATATGACATGAAAAAGAAGATAGAACATGGGGCATTGCTTCATCATAATG GCACGATAACTTGCCTGGAGTTCTATGGGAATGCACACTTATTAAGTGGAGCAGAAGATGGATTAATTTGTATTTGGGACACAAAGAGATGGGAATGTCTGAAATCCATTAAAGCACATAA GGGGCATGTGACATCTCTTTCTATTCACCCGTCTGGAAAATTAGCTTTGTCAGTAGGAACAGACAAAACATTAAG AACATGGAATCTTGTAGAAGGACGATCTGCCTTCATCAAAAATCTGAAGCAAA ATGCACACATAGTTAAATGGTCTCCTAGTGGAGAGAAGTATGTGGTGGTCGTAACTAATAAAGTGGATGTCTACAAACTTGAAACAGCATCTGTCAGTGGTGCCATCACAACTGAGAAAAGAATTTCTTCAGTTAGATTTATAACA GATTCTGTTCTTGCTATTGCCGGAGATGATGAAGTTATAAGACTGTACGATTGTGACTCACAAAAGTGCCTTTGTGAATTTAAAGCTCATGAAAACAG AATAAAAGACATCTACAGTTTTGAAAAAGAAGGACTACAGGTTATAATTACTGCATCCAGTGATGGGTACATTAAATTGTGGAATCTTGAACTCGATAAG ATCCAGGATAGCCCATCTTTGCTATGTGAAGTCAATACCAAAGCCAGGCTTACATGTCTAGCAGTATGGCTAGACAGAACTTCAGAAACCAAAGAGAACCCTGACAACGCTGCAACCTCTTCTTATG TAAATGAAGATGAACAGCCATTgataactaggaaaaagaaagtTTGCTGGACTGATGATAGTGAGAAATCAGCAAAGGGAGATAGGCAAGTGACGCCCAAGAAACGAAAATCAGAAGGTGCACAGCAAAAGAAGAAAACGAAACTACAGAGCTCAAAATGA
- the PAK1IP1 gene encoding p21-activated protein kinase-interacting protein 1 isoform X3, translating into MPIPDFTHHAHTASLSAVAVNNRYVVTGSRDETIQIYDMKKKIEHGALLHHNGTITCLEFYGNAHLLSGAEDGLICIWDTKRWECLKSIKAHKGHVTSLSIHPSGKLALSVGTDKTLRTWNLVEGRSAFIKNLKQNAHIVKWSPSGEKYVVVVTNKVDVYKLETASVSGAITTEKRISSVRFITDSVLAIAGDDEVIRLYDCDSQKCLCEFKAHENRIKDIYSFEKEGLQVIITASSDGYIKLWNLELDKIQDSPSLLCEVNTKARLTCLAVWLDRTSETKENPDNAATSSYGNRVNEDEQPLITRKKKVCWTDDSEKSAKGDRQVTPKKRKSEGAQQKKKTKLQSSK; encoded by the exons ATGCCTATCCCTGACTTTACCCATCATGCCCACACTGCCTCATTATCAGCAGTAGCTGTGAATAACAGATATGTAGTCACTGGTAGCAGAGATGAAACGATCCAAATATATGACATGAAAAAGAAGATAGAACATGGGGCATTGCTTCATCATAATG GCACGATAACTTGCCTGGAGTTCTATGGGAATGCACACTTATTAAGTGGAGCAGAAGATGGATTAATTTGTATTTGGGACACAAAGAGATGGGAATGTCTGAAATCCATTAAAGCACATAA GGGGCATGTGACATCTCTTTCTATTCACCCGTCTGGAAAATTAGCTTTGTCAGTAGGAACAGACAAAACATTAAG AACATGGAATCTTGTAGAAGGACGATCTGCCTTCATCAAAAATCTGAAGCAAA ATGCACACATAGTTAAATGGTCTCCTAGTGGAGAGAAGTATGTGGTGGTCGTAACTAATAAAGTGGATGTCTACAAACTTGAAACAGCATCTGTCAGTGGTGCCATCACAACTGAGAAAAGAATTTCTTCAGTTAGATTTATAACA GATTCTGTTCTTGCTATTGCCGGAGATGATGAAGTTATAAGACTGTACGATTGTGACTCACAAAAGTGCCTTTGTGAATTTAAAGCTCATGAAAACAG AATAAAAGACATCTACAGTTTTGAAAAAGAAGGACTACAGGTTATAATTACTGCATCCAGTGATGGGTACATTAAATTGTGGAATCTTGAACTCGATAAG ATCCAGGATAGCCCATCTTTGCTATGTGAAGTCAATACCAAAGCCAGGCTTACATGTCTAGCAGTATGGCTAGACAGAACTTCAGAAACCAAAGAGAACCCTGACAACGCTGCAACCTCTTCTTATGGTAACAGAG TAAATGAAGATGAACAGCCATTgataactaggaaaaagaaagtTTGCTGGACTGATGATAGTGAGAAATCAGCAAAGGGAGATAGGCAAGTGACGCCCAAGAAACGAAAATCAGAAGGTGCACAGCAAAAGAAGAAAACGAAACTACAGAGCTCAAAATGA
- the PAK1IP1 gene encoding p21-activated protein kinase-interacting protein 1 isoform X1, translating to MELVGGCYEQILFGFAVRPAENWMPIPDFTHHAHTASLSAVAVNNRYVVTGSRDETIQIYDMKKKIEHGALLHHNGTITCLEFYGNAHLLSGAEDGLICIWDTKRWECLKSIKAHKGHVTSLSIHPSGKLALSVGTDKTLRTWNLVEGRSAFIKNLKQNAHIVKWSPSGEKYVVVVTNKVDVYKLETASVSGAITTEKRISSVRFITDSVLAIAGDDEVIRLYDCDSQKCLCEFKAHENRIKDIYSFEKEGLQVIITASSDGYIKLWNLELDKIQDSPSLLCEVNTKARLTCLAVWLDRTSETKENPDNAATSSYGNRVNEDEQPLITRKKKVCWTDDSEKSAKGDRQVTPKKRKSEGAQQKKKTKLQSSK from the exons ATGGAGCTAGTCGGCGGCTGTTACGAGCAGATTCTTTTCGGGTTCGCGGTGCGGCCGGCGGAG aaCTGGATGCCTATCCCTGACTTTACCCATCATGCCCACACTGCCTCATTATCAGCAGTAGCTGTGAATAACAGATATGTAGTCACTGGTAGCAGAGATGAAACGATCCAAATATATGACATGAAAAAGAAGATAGAACATGGGGCATTGCTTCATCATAATG GCACGATAACTTGCCTGGAGTTCTATGGGAATGCACACTTATTAAGTGGAGCAGAAGATGGATTAATTTGTATTTGGGACACAAAGAGATGGGAATGTCTGAAATCCATTAAAGCACATAA GGGGCATGTGACATCTCTTTCTATTCACCCGTCTGGAAAATTAGCTTTGTCAGTAGGAACAGACAAAACATTAAG AACATGGAATCTTGTAGAAGGACGATCTGCCTTCATCAAAAATCTGAAGCAAA ATGCACACATAGTTAAATGGTCTCCTAGTGGAGAGAAGTATGTGGTGGTCGTAACTAATAAAGTGGATGTCTACAAACTTGAAACAGCATCTGTCAGTGGTGCCATCACAACTGAGAAAAGAATTTCTTCAGTTAGATTTATAACA GATTCTGTTCTTGCTATTGCCGGAGATGATGAAGTTATAAGACTGTACGATTGTGACTCACAAAAGTGCCTTTGTGAATTTAAAGCTCATGAAAACAG AATAAAAGACATCTACAGTTTTGAAAAAGAAGGACTACAGGTTATAATTACTGCATCCAGTGATGGGTACATTAAATTGTGGAATCTTGAACTCGATAAG ATCCAGGATAGCCCATCTTTGCTATGTGAAGTCAATACCAAAGCCAGGCTTACATGTCTAGCAGTATGGCTAGACAGAACTTCAGAAACCAAAGAGAACCCTGACAACGCTGCAACCTCTTCTTATGGTAACAGAG TAAATGAAGATGAACAGCCATTgataactaggaaaaagaaagtTTGCTGGACTGATGATAGTGAGAAATCAGCAAAGGGAGATAGGCAAGTGACGCCCAAGAAACGAAAATCAGAAGGTGCACAGCAAAAGAAGAAAACGAAACTACAGAGCTCAAAATGA